A window of Calonectris borealis chromosome 3, bCalBor7.hap1.2, whole genome shotgun sequence contains these coding sequences:
- the PLEK gene encoding pleckstrin isoform X1, with protein sequence MEREPMRIREGYLVKKGSMFNTWKPMWVVLLEDGIEFYKRKADNSPKGMVPLKGSSINSPCQDFGKRMFVFKLTAAKQQDHFFQAAYLEERDAWVRDIKKAIHCIDGGQRFARKSTRKSIRLPETINLSALYLSMKDPEKGIKELKLEKDKKVFNHCFTGTSVIDWLVSSNSIRNRKEGLMLASSLLSEGYLQPAGDTSKAAAEGLSDTPFLDLSDAYYYFPDSGFFCEGNSSDDDVVLKEEFRGIVVKQGCLLKQGHRRKNWKVRKFVLREDPAYLHYYDPAGGEEPLGAIHLRGCVVTAVEDMPDSKKYDVDNILFEIITADEIHYYLQAASSAERTEWIKAIQAVARTGK encoded by the exons ATGGAGCGAGAACCGATGCGCATAAGGGAGGGCTACTTGGTTAAGAAG GGTAGCATGTTTAATACCTGGAAGCCGATGTGGGTTGTGCTCTTAGAAGACGGAATTGAATTCTACAAGCGGAAGGCTGACAACAGCCCTAAAGGGATGGTCCCACTAAAAGGAAGTTCTATTAACAGCCCATGCCAAGATTTTGGCAAAAGAATG TTTGTCTTCAAGCTCACTGCGGCCAAGCAGCAGGACCACTTTTTTCAAGCTGCCTACCTGGAGGAGAGAGATGCCTGGGTACGGGATATCAAGAAAGCAATTCATTGCATAGATGGAGGCCAAAGGTTTGCCAGAAAATCCACAAGAAAGTCTATCAGACTGCCCGAAACAATCAACCTGAG TGCTTTGTATCTCTCAATGAAAGATCCTGAAAAGGGAATAAAGGAGTTGAAgctggaaaaagataaaaaagtgtTCAATCACTGCTTTACAG GCACCTCTGTGATTGACTGGCTGGTGTCTAGCAACTCCATCCGAAATCGCAAAGAAGGTCTCATGCTTGCCTCTTCCCTCTTGAGTGAAGGCTACCTGCAGCCTGCAGGGGATACCTCCAAGGCTGCTGCCGAGGGACTGTCAGACACCCCCTTCTTAGATCTCAGCGATGCCTACTATTACTTT CCAGACAGTGGGTTTTTCTGCGAGGGAAATTCTAGTGATGATGATGTGGTCCTGAAAGAAGAATTCAGAGGCATAGTAGTGAAACAAGGATGTTTGCTGAAACAG GGACACCGGAGGAAGAACTGGAAAGTGAGAAAGTTTGTTTTAAGAGAGGACCCTGCATATCTTCACTACTATGATCCTGCTGGA GGAGAAGAACCACTAGGAGCAATTCACTTGAGAGGCTGCGTGGTGACAGCAGTGGAAGATATGCCAGACT CCAAGAAGTATGATGTTGACAACATCCTCTTTGAAATCATCACAGCAGATGAAATCCACTATTACCTGCAAGCAGCCTCATCTGCAGAGCGTACAGAGTGGATCAAAGCAATTCAGGCAGTTGCTAGGACTGGAAAATGA
- the PLEK gene encoding pleckstrin isoform X2: MEREPMRIREGYLVKKGSMFNTWKPMWVVLLEDGIEFYKRKADNSPKGMVPLKGSSINSPCQDFGKRMFVFKLTAAKQQDHFFQAAYLEERDAWVRDIKKAIHCIDGGQRFARKSTRKSIRLPETINLSALYLSMKDPEKGIKELKLEKDKKVFNHCFTGTSVIDWLVSSNSIRNRKEGLMLASSLLSEGYLQPAGDTSKAAAEGLSDTPFLDLSDAYYYFPDSGFFCEGNSSDDDVVLKEEFRGIVVKQGCLLKQGEEPLGAIHLRGCVVTAVEDMPDSKKYDVDNILFEIITADEIHYYLQAASSAERTEWIKAIQAVARTGK, translated from the exons ATGGAGCGAGAACCGATGCGCATAAGGGAGGGCTACTTGGTTAAGAAG GGTAGCATGTTTAATACCTGGAAGCCGATGTGGGTTGTGCTCTTAGAAGACGGAATTGAATTCTACAAGCGGAAGGCTGACAACAGCCCTAAAGGGATGGTCCCACTAAAAGGAAGTTCTATTAACAGCCCATGCCAAGATTTTGGCAAAAGAATG TTTGTCTTCAAGCTCACTGCGGCCAAGCAGCAGGACCACTTTTTTCAAGCTGCCTACCTGGAGGAGAGAGATGCCTGGGTACGGGATATCAAGAAAGCAATTCATTGCATAGATGGAGGCCAAAGGTTTGCCAGAAAATCCACAAGAAAGTCTATCAGACTGCCCGAAACAATCAACCTGAG TGCTTTGTATCTCTCAATGAAAGATCCTGAAAAGGGAATAAAGGAGTTGAAgctggaaaaagataaaaaagtgtTCAATCACTGCTTTACAG GCACCTCTGTGATTGACTGGCTGGTGTCTAGCAACTCCATCCGAAATCGCAAAGAAGGTCTCATGCTTGCCTCTTCCCTCTTGAGTGAAGGCTACCTGCAGCCTGCAGGGGATACCTCCAAGGCTGCTGCCGAGGGACTGTCAGACACCCCCTTCTTAGATCTCAGCGATGCCTACTATTACTTT CCAGACAGTGGGTTTTTCTGCGAGGGAAATTCTAGTGATGATGATGTGGTCCTGAAAGAAGAATTCAGAGGCATAGTAGTGAAACAAGGATGTTTGCTGAAACAG GGAGAAGAACCACTAGGAGCAATTCACTTGAGAGGCTGCGTGGTGACAGCAGTGGAAGATATGCCAGACT CCAAGAAGTATGATGTTGACAACATCCTCTTTGAAATCATCACAGCAGATGAAATCCACTATTACCTGCAAGCAGCCTCATCTGCAGAGCGTACAGAGTGGATCAAAGCAATTCAGGCAGTTGCTAGGACTGGAAAATGA